CAAGGCTGTCGGGAAACCCGGCACCGGCGGCGTCAGCCAGCGCCGCGCCCGCGCCTTGCCGAAGGACTGGATCTTGCCGGTCTGCGCCAGCGTCTCGAGCGCGCGCTGCATGTTGCGCTGGCTGGTGCCGAGCGCCAGCGCCAGCGCCGAGCTCGACCAGGCCTCGCCATCGGCGAGGAGGGCGAGCACGTCGGCATGCGCCTCTTCCAGCGGCTGCGCCAGCACCGCGACCTCGCGCGCCCGGTGCGGCGTCAGGGCAAAGCCGCGCTGGGTCGCGCTGATCTCGGCGATCCCGTGCAATTCGGCGCGCAGCCGCCCGATCTCGACCCGCAGGCGGGCGCGATGCGATTCATCCGCCTCCTTCGCCCGGAAGGCTCGTTTCAGCAGGTCTTCGCGCGAGACATCCGCCGGCCAGGCCTCGGCGAGGGCGCGGGCGAGGGCGAACAGCACCGGGCGGGTGGCGAGCGGCACGGCCGTGCCCGCCTCGCGTATCACATTGCGGCAGGCGTCGACGACGAAGGCGCCGGAGGCGAGCAGCGCTGCGACCTCGCCCAGCAGCAGCGGGCGCTCCGTGCCGTGGAGGATCAATCGCGCCGCCGGGGCCTCGAGTACGCGCGCGGCGGCCTCGACCTCGGCCGCCAATGCCGGGATGCGGGCGCGCCCGGCCGCCTCCGCCGCCCGCGCAAACGCCGCGCGAGCCGGCTCCGCCTGCAGCCGTCTGAGCGCGATGCCGCCGATCGCGAGCGCGCGCGCCGCCTCCAGCGCCGGCGGCAGCGGGCTCTCGTCGAAACCGGCGAGCACGCGCTCGGCCTCGCCGAGCCGGCCGATCAGGAGCAGCCGACGCACCTCGATCGTGCGGGCATGGGCGGCGTTGAGGCGGTCGCCATAGGCTTCGAGCACGGCGCGCGCCGCATCGAGCGCCTTGGCCGGCCAGCCGAGATCGCGCGAGACCAGGGCGATTTCAGCCTCGGCCAGGATGCAGCGCGCCCGCGCCACCGGCTCCTTCGCGCCAAAGCCCTGGCCGGCGCGCTTGAGCAGCGTCTTGGCCCTGGCGAGGTCACCGAGCTGCGCCATGGCGATGCCGCGCAGCGCCAGCGCCGGCGCATCCTCGCGCAGCGCGACATGGTTGAGCGCCCCGAACGGATCGCCCGCCGCCAGCGCCCGCCCGGCCGCCGTGATCAGCGAGTCCATGGCTTAGATCACGATGATTTTGGATCGATTCGATCCAAAATCATCGTGATCGATTCCAAAAGTTTAGAGCGGGATTCCTGCGAAAAACCGGTTCCCACTTTTTCGCATCCCGCTCCAGCCCGAAATCCCGCCAAACTTGTCACTCCCGCTTCCTGTCGCCCCGGGCCTACCCCTGATCGCGACGCCGCATCGCGAAACGGCGAGCGGCGAATGTCAACCGAAGACAGGAGCAAGCATCATGACGGCTCATCTCACCGGCTCCCGGGAGGACTGGCTCAAGGCGAGGTTAGACCTGCTCGCGGCCGAGAAGGCACTGACCAAGCAGAGCGATGCCGTGGCGCTGCAGCGCCAGGCTCTGCCTTGGGTCAGGGTCGACAAGGACTATCGCTTTACCACCGAAGCGGGGCAGGTCGGGCTCGAGGATCTCTTCGCCGGACGCTCGCAGCTCCTGATCTACCACTTCATGTTCGGGCCGGATTTTTCCGCCGGCTGCCCGTCCTGCTCACTGATCGCCGACGGCTTCAACGGCATCCATATCCATCTCGCCAGCCATGACGTGACGCTGACCGCCGTGTCGCTGGCCTCGCTCGACAAGCTCGTCGCCTTCAAGCGGCGCATGGGCTGGAGTTTCCCCTGGGCCTCCTCCGCGACGGGCGATTTCAACTTCGACTTCAGCGCCTCCTTCACGGAGGAGCAGGAGCGGCGGGGCGCGGTCGACTACAATTTCCAGCGCGAGCCGCAGATCGACTGGAGCAGCAACGGCATCGTCTCCGCGCTCGCCGTGCAGAGCGGCACGACGCCGGGAGGCTATATGCGCGAGCGGCCCGGGATGAGCGCCTTCATCCGCGAGGACGGCGCGATCTACCACACCTATTCCAGCTATGCCCGCGGCATGGACGCGATCTGGAGCATGTATCCCTGGCTCGATCGCGCCCCGAAGGGCCGCAATGAGCCCGCCGGGCCCTGGTGGCGCCTCCGCGACGCCTATCCCGCATCGGCAGCCGCGACGGCGCAATCATGCTGTGCCTGAGCCCCCGGGCACAGACTGATCGCGGGGCGCCGGACATTATGTCCGGCGTCTCCGTCGCCGATGCCGGCCGCGTCTTCCTCGCTGTCTGCATCCTCCTGTTCATCGCCAGCACGGCTGCGACCGTCGCGATCTGCCTCGCCATGGCCGATATGGGCGAGGTGCCGATGGCCGGTGGCTGGTCGATGTCGACGGCCTGGACGCCGCTCTGCGGCGGCTCCTGGCCCGCTGCCGCCGGGGCTTTCCTCGGCATGTGGGCGGTCATGATGACCGCGATGATGCTGCCCTCGCTCACGCCGGTGCTCTGGCGGCTCCGGGAGGGCGCAGCTGCAGCGGATGTCGCTCGCCCGAGTCTCTTCACCGCATGGGCCGGCCTTGCCTACCTCCTTGTCTGGACCGGGCTTGGCCTGGCGGTTTTCACCGGCGGCGTTCTCCTGCTGGAGGCTGCGCTGCGCTGGCCGCTTCTGGCTCGCGCCGTGCCGTTCATGGCCGGTTTTGCGGTGATCGCCGCTGGCCTCTTCCAGCTGTCCCGCTGGAAGCTGGCCATGCTCGCTCATTGCTCGGACGTCGCCGGGCAAGATATCGGCGCGGCGACCGCGATCGGGCACGGGCTGCGGCTCGGCCTTGCCTGCTGCGCCTCCTGTGCCGGGCTGACCGCGCTGCTGCTCGTCGGCGGCGTGATGGACCTGCGCAGCATGGCCGTCGTCGCACTGGCGGCCACCGCCGAACGGCTCGCATCGGCCGGGGAGCGAGTCGCCCGCGGCATCGGCGGCCTGATGCTCGGCGCGGGCGCGGTCCAGCTGATGCAGGCGCTCTGGCAACTCTGAGCCGGGCCGGTGCGCGGCCGCCATGCCTGCCATGCATTTTTGCATCTGCTCAGAAACGCGCCACGCAGTGCCGCGATGCCTCGCTCTGGCCTATACAGGTCGCAGGCGATCCACGGGTCGGGTCGCACGCAAAAATTGTACGGTTCACGAGGAGACGCACATGACGCTCAAAGCCCAGTTTCTGATCGGAGCGGCGTTCGCCACGGCGATGTTTGCCGGGGCGCCGGCACGCGCCGACATCACCATCGGCCTGCTCGCTCCGCTGACCGGTGCGGTCGCGGCCTATGGCGAGCAGGTCAAGAACGGCGCCCAGGCCGCCGTCGACGCGATCAACAAGAAGGGCGGCATCGGCGGCGAGAAGGTCGTCCTGAAGCTTGCCGACGATGCTGGCGACCCGAAGCAGGGCGTCTCGGCGGCCAACCTGCTGGTCGGCGACAAGGTCCGCTTCGTCGTTGGTCCGGTGACCTCGGGCGTCGCCATGGCGGCCTCCGACGTCTTCGCCGAGAGCGGCGTTCTGATGGTGACGCCGACCGCGACCTCGCCGGCCCTGACCAGCCGCGGCCTCGGCAACGTCTTCCGCACCTGCGGCCGCGACGACCAGCAGGCCGAGGTCGCAGCTGCTTATGTCCTGAAGAACCTGAAGAGCAAGAAGGTCGCCATCGTCCACGACAAGGGCACCTATGGCAAAGGCCTCGCCGATTCCTTCAAGAAGGGCATCAATGCCGGCGGCATCACCGAAGTCGCCTATCTCACGCTGAACCCGGGCGACAAGGATCTGGCGGCCGTGATCACCCGGCTGAAGTCGGGCGGTGCCGAGCTGATCTATTTCGGCGGCTACCATCCCGAGGGCGGCCTTCTCGCCCGCCAGCTGCACGATGCCGGCGTCAAGGCGACGATCATCGGCGGCGAGGGCCTGTCCAACACCGAGCTCTGGGCGATCGGCGGCGACACCGCGGCCGGCACGCTCTTCACCAACGCGACCGACGCGCTGAAGAACCCGGCCTCGGCCGAGGCGGTGGCGGTGCTGAAGGAGAAGGGCATCCCGCCGGAGGCCTTCACGCTCAACGCGTACGCCGCCGTCGAAGTGCTGAAGGCCGGCATCGAGAAGGTCGGCAAGGACGCCAAGGCCGATGCGGTCGCCAGGGCCCTGAAGGCTGGCCTCGAGGCCAAGACCGCGATCGGCACCCTGACCTATGGCAAGACCGGCGATCTGAGCTCGCCGAGCTTCTCGATGTACAAGTGGGAAGCCGGCAAGATCGTCGCCGCCGACTGACGAACGTGCCTCGAGAGGCAAGGGAAGGGGCCTGCGGCATGCCGCGGGCCCTTTTTCGTCTTCCCGTCATTGCGAGCGCAGCGAAGCAATCCAGGAGGGCGTAGAGCGCTGCCGCCCCGGGATTGCTTCGTCGCTAACGCTTCTCGCAATGACGGTGCGCTCCCCTGAACGCGCCGTTCGGAAACCGTTCAGGTGGCGGAAGCTTTGGTGCGAGCGACCGAACGGGAAGTGCCCATGCCAGTCGCCGATGCCTTCGCTGCCGCCAAGCCCCACACCAGGCCATCTCTGATCGCGATTCGGCGCGAGGCGGACGGCTATGGCATCCGCTTCGGCCTGAGCGAGGCCGAGGATGCGCAGATGCCGGGCCCGGTCTTCCCGACGCTCGACGAGGCGATGGCCTGGATCGAGTGCATCGATCGTACTCGTAGCTATTGAAACGGCCCGGATCGAGGCAATCTGCGGGATGTCTGTCGATCGCTTGTCCTGACGGCTTGTCAAAGCGGGTCGCGATCGGGCATAGAGCCTTCCAACGGAGACGTGGCCGAGAGGCTGAAGGCACTCGTTTGCTAAATGAGCATACCCCACAAGGGTATCGAGGGTTCGAATCCCTCCGTCTCCGCCATTATCCCTATCTATCTGAGAAATAATATCTTTTCCCGACCGTGACTCGCGGGTTTGGGGAATTATTTGGGGGCGGAGAGCGTCTCTGCCATATGCGCATAAGCGATCATCAATCGCCTGCATCGCGGCGGCGCATTGCTTTGAGCCGGCCGATTAGCTGACGCGCGCCCATCAGGATGTGCTGTTCGAGGTGATCCTTGGCACGCTGGACATCGCCCTCCCGGCACAACGCGAGCAGAAGCTCATGCTCGCGGTGCATCCGGTCCCTGCCGCCCGTCAGCCGGATCGGAAGCGGGAAATGGCGGTAGGCATTCAGGTAGAGCTTGCGGATGAGTTCCAGGGTCTGCGGACGGTTGGCCGGCGCGTAGAGTGCCGAATGGAAATTCCAGTTCAAGCTCGACCAATGCTCGTCCTTCTGGTCCTTGGCCATCGTGGCTAGAAGCTCTTCGGCCCGTGCATAATCATGCTGCGTCAGCAGCGGCATCGACAGCTCGAGCAGCCAGGTCTCGAGACGGGCGCGGATCTCGTAGACCTCTTCGAGGTCGTCGATCGAAAGGCCTGATACGACGGCACCCTTATGCGATTCCAAGGTGACGAGGCCTTCGGCCTCGAGCTGGTGCAAGGCTTCCCGAATCGGAACGCGGCTGACGCCCAGCTCGGAAGCAAGCTTCTCCTGCCGAAGCTGCATCCCCTCTGGCAGGACACCCGAGAGGATCTGATCGCGTATCAAGGCGGCGACACGCCCGGTGGTCGTCTGTCGCTGCAGCATCGATGTCTTTTTCGACAGAATGGTTTCCGGCATTCCAAAGCATACTCGTAAGCAACCGAGCTGGAGCGATTGCTGCCCCGCCGATCCACGGATTTCCATAGGTTGGAAACAGGAGGTTAGCATTCACGTCAGATTGCATCCAGACGAAATCGGCGCTTCGCATCTGAAATAGACAGATAAATCGTGTCGTCCTGCCCTATTGCGCGCGCTTCAAAGCCATCGTAAGAAAAATTGGATTCAATATTCAAAGTGCCCGGAACCGACTGTGATCGCCATCAGCAACAATGAAGGAGCCTGCGGGATCGCGGCAACGGCCATGGCGCTCGGCCGCAACGCGGCCGCGCTGGATGCGATCGAAGCCGGCATCCGGCTGGTCGAGGCGAGCGAGGAGGTCCGCACCGTCGGGCGGGGTGGCTGGCCGAATCTGCTCGGTGAGGTCGAGCTCGACGCCTCCGTGATGGACGGCACAACCCTGCGGACCGGCGCCATCGGCTCGCTGATCGGCTATCTTCACCCGGTCAGCATCGCGCGCCAGGTCCTGGAAAGGCTGCCGCATGAGCTTCTGGTCGGCGAAGGCGCGCGCCGCTTCGCCACGGAGATCGGCGCTGAGGCCGGCGAATTGCTGATGCCGCACGCCCGCGATGCCTGGGAGCGCTGGTTCCGCGACGAGGTCGGCGAGGCCGATCGGGCGCGCTGGCCAGACGTTCCGATGGCGGAGCTGTGCAAGCAGGCGATCGACCCCGAGATCGGCCGCGATACCACCGTCTTCCTGGCGCGCGATGCGCAGGGCCATATCGGCGCGGGCACGAGCACGTCGGGCTGGGGCTGGAAATATCCCGGCCGCCTCGGCGATAGCCCGATCATCGGGGCCGGCTCCTATGCCGACAGCCGCTACGGCGCCTGCGCCTGCACCGGCGTCGGGGAGATGAGCATCCGCGCCGGCACCTCTCGCGCCGTCGTGCTCTACATGAAGATGGGCATGAGCGTCGAAGAAGCGGTGCTCGAGGCCGTTGACGACATGCGTGCACTCAAGGGCGGGCTGATCGGCCGGGTCACGATCCACGCCATCGACGCCGCCGATGGCCACAAGGTCATCGCGGTCAATGGTCTGCCCGAGAACCATTACTGGCTCTGGCGCGCCGGCGAGGCCGCTCCGAGCAGCCAGCCCTGCGAGATCGTCACGATCAGCGAGGATGCCGCTCCGAAGCCCACGGCCCACCTTCGCTACGAGCGTATGGCCCTGTGATCGGCCGCTTCTGCCCC
This genomic interval from Bosea sp. 29B contains the following:
- a CDS encoding helix-turn-helix domain-containing protein, which gives rise to MDSLITAAGRALAAGDPFGALNHVALREDAPALALRGIAMAQLGDLARAKTLLKRAGQGFGAKEPVARARCILAEAEIALVSRDLGWPAKALDAARAVLEAYGDRLNAAHARTIEVRRLLLIGRLGEAERVLAGFDESPLPPALEAARALAIGGIALRRLQAEPARAAFARAAEAAGRARIPALAAEVEAAARVLEAPAARLILHGTERPLLLGEVAALLASGAFVVDACRNVIREAGTAVPLATRPVLFALARALAEAWPADVSREDLLKRAFRAKEADESHRARLRVEIGRLRAELHGIAEISATQRGFALTPHRAREVAVLAQPLEEAHADVLALLADGEAWSSSALALALGTSQRNMQRALETLAQTGKIQSFGKARARRWLTPPVPGFPTALLLPAPLPDG
- a CDS encoding DUF899 domain-containing protein, whose amino-acid sequence is MTAHLTGSREDWLKARLDLLAAEKALTKQSDAVALQRQALPWVRVDKDYRFTTEAGQVGLEDLFAGRSQLLIYHFMFGPDFSAGCPSCSLIADGFNGIHIHLASHDVTLTAVSLASLDKLVAFKRRMGWSFPWASSATGDFNFDFSASFTEEQERRGAVDYNFQREPQIDWSSNGIVSALAVQSGTTPGGYMRERPGMSAFIREDGAIYHTYSSYARGMDAIWSMYPWLDRAPKGRNEPAGPWWRLRDAYPASAAATAQSCCA
- a CDS encoding DUF2182 domain-containing protein, producing MSGVSVADAGRVFLAVCILLFIASTAATVAICLAMADMGEVPMAGGWSMSTAWTPLCGGSWPAAAGAFLGMWAVMMTAMMLPSLTPVLWRLREGAAAADVARPSLFTAWAGLAYLLVWTGLGLAVFTGGVLLLEAALRWPLLARAVPFMAGFAVIAAGLFQLSRWKLAMLAHCSDVAGQDIGAATAIGHGLRLGLACCASCAGLTALLLVGGVMDLRSMAVVALAATAERLASAGERVARGIGGLMLGAGAVQLMQALWQL
- a CDS encoding branched-chain amino acid ABC transporter substrate-binding protein, which produces MFAGAPARADITIGLLAPLTGAVAAYGEQVKNGAQAAVDAINKKGGIGGEKVVLKLADDAGDPKQGVSAANLLVGDKVRFVVGPVTSGVAMAASDVFAESGVLMVTPTATSPALTSRGLGNVFRTCGRDDQQAEVAAAYVLKNLKSKKVAIVHDKGTYGKGLADSFKKGINAGGITEVAYLTLNPGDKDLAAVITRLKSGGAELIYFGGYHPEGGLLARQLHDAGVKATIIGGEGLSNTELWAIGGDTAAGTLFTNATDALKNPASAEAVAVLKEKGIPPEAFTLNAYAAVEVLKAGIEKVGKDAKADAVARALKAGLEAKTAIGTLTYGKTGDLSSPSFSMYKWEAGKIVAAD
- a CDS encoding GntR family transcriptional regulator, yielding MPETILSKKTSMLQRQTTTGRVAALIRDQILSGVLPEGMQLRQEKLASELGVSRVPIREALHQLEAEGLVTLESHKGAVVSGLSIDDLEEVYEIRARLETWLLELSMPLLTQHDYARAEELLATMAKDQKDEHWSSLNWNFHSALYAPANRPQTLELIRKLYLNAYRHFPLPIRLTGGRDRMHREHELLLALCREGDVQRAKDHLEQHILMGARQLIGRLKAMRRRDAGD
- a CDS encoding N(4)-(beta-N-acetylglucosaminyl)-L-asparaginase; translation: MIAISNNEGACGIAATAMALGRNAAALDAIEAGIRLVEASEEVRTVGRGGWPNLLGEVELDASVMDGTTLRTGAIGSLIGYLHPVSIARQVLERLPHELLVGEGARRFATEIGAEAGELLMPHARDAWERWFRDEVGEADRARWPDVPMAELCKQAIDPEIGRDTTVFLARDAQGHIGAGTSTSGWGWKYPGRLGDSPIIGAGSYADSRYGACACTGVGEMSIRAGTSRAVVLYMKMGMSVEEAVLEAVDDMRALKGGLIGRVTIHAIDAADGHKVIAVNGLPENHYWLWRAGEAAPSSQPCEIVTISEDAAPKPTAHLRYERMAL